One genomic segment of Corynebacterium durum includes these proteins:
- a CDS encoding alpha/beta hydrolase family protein, protein MQRRTFLQMLPLAATGILLGTSACSSSDEGSHATASPGGLSTSASSEETYTVKTEELSFQSDGNRIYGKIRIPEATGQRPVAIMSHGFGGNHDQESHMQDILAQHGIVVFSYDFSGGSGYVPGQSEGDMTDMSVFTEVQNLRDALKEVEKLTYVDSRRIYLIGASQGGVVTTLVANQHPAGVQGIVLLYPAFSLFDDAHKRFPTEADIPNTYDLMGLTVGRRYFTDVYNVDIYKHMSKFSGNVLIFHGAADELVPISYSERAAKTFTTATLKPIDGEGHGFSYQTQEIVADATLKMINS, encoded by the coding sequence ATGCAACGAAGAACCTTTCTGCAGATGCTGCCGCTCGCAGCTACCGGAATTTTGCTTGGTACCAGTGCGTGCTCGTCATCAGATGAAGGTTCACATGCCACCGCCTCGCCGGGCGGACTATCAACCAGCGCATCGTCCGAAGAAACGTACACAGTGAAAACCGAAGAGCTCAGTTTTCAGAGCGACGGAAACCGTATTTACGGTAAAATAAGGATCCCTGAGGCTACAGGACAACGGCCAGTAGCAATCATGAGCCATGGTTTTGGAGGAAACCATGATCAGGAATCACACATGCAAGACATTCTGGCTCAACATGGAATAGTCGTATTCAGCTACGACTTCTCCGGAGGTTCAGGGTATGTACCTGGGCAAAGTGAAGGCGACATGACCGACATGTCCGTGTTTACAGAGGTGCAAAATCTACGAGATGCACTAAAAGAGGTGGAGAAACTTACCTACGTAGACTCCAGACGCATCTACCTCATTGGTGCTAGCCAGGGTGGCGTTGTCACCACGCTGGTCGCCAACCAACACCCTGCAGGAGTGCAGGGCATTGTCCTTCTGTACCCGGCTTTTTCTCTGTTTGACGATGCCCATAAACGCTTCCCCACGGAAGCCGACATTCCCAACACCTACGACCTGATGGGATTAACTGTTGGCCGACGGTACTTTACGGACGTCTACAACGTGGACATCTACAAACATATGTCAAAGTTCAGCGGCAACGTTCTCATTTTTCACGGAGCAGCGGACGAGCTCGTGCCCATTTCTTATTCAGAGCGAGCAGCAAAGACATTTACCACCGCAACGTTAAAACCCATTGATGGTGAAGGTCATGGTTTTAGCTACCAAACTCAAGAAATCGTTGCTGATGCCACCCTCAAGATGATTAATTCCTAG
- a CDS encoding LLM class flavin-dependent oxidoreductase: protein MKAFGFLSFGHYSMARDQHPGPRDVLHEAIDLAVGADEIGVNGAYFRVHHFATQAASPMPLLSAIAARTTRIEVGTGVIDLRYENPLYLAEEAAALDYIADGRVALGVSRGSPEEAERGWEAFGYTGSTDPRGADIARAKFDRFLDAVEGKGMVSADPTYYGDGIKLPVLPHSPGLRDHIWWGAGTRDTAEWAAEKGVNLMSSTLLTETNGEAFADLQAEQIERYRTAWKNAGHANNAPRVSVSRSIFPLVSDHDHQIFGSQAHSQDQVGRIDGLVSTFGRTYAAEPDKLVEQLRNDAAVMSADTLMLTIPNQLGVELNLSILRNFAEHVAPELGWKPNTEGPVTGYTIK, encoded by the coding sequence ATGAAGGCATTCGGATTTTTAAGTTTCGGACACTACAGCATGGCGCGCGACCAGCACCCCGGACCGCGCGATGTTCTCCACGAGGCGATAGACCTGGCAGTCGGCGCCGACGAGATCGGCGTCAACGGCGCGTACTTCCGCGTCCACCACTTTGCCACCCAAGCGGCATCCCCCATGCCGCTGCTCTCCGCCATCGCCGCCCGCACCACGCGCATCGAAGTGGGTACAGGCGTGATCGACCTGCGCTACGAAAACCCTCTCTACCTCGCTGAAGAAGCTGCAGCACTCGACTACATTGCCGACGGCCGCGTCGCCCTCGGCGTCTCCCGGGGATCCCCCGAAGAAGCCGAACGCGGCTGGGAGGCATTCGGCTACACCGGATCCACTGATCCGCGCGGTGCCGACATTGCTCGCGCAAAATTCGACCGTTTCCTTGATGCTGTGGAAGGCAAAGGCATGGTATCAGCCGACCCCACCTACTACGGGGACGGCATAAAGTTACCGGTTCTGCCCCATTCTCCCGGCCTTCGCGATCATATCTGGTGGGGTGCAGGCACCCGCGACACTGCCGAATGGGCAGCGGAAAAAGGCGTGAACCTAATGAGTTCCACTTTGCTCACTGAAACTAATGGCGAAGCATTTGCCGACCTCCAAGCCGAGCAAATCGAACGCTACCGCACAGCATGGAAAAATGCTGGGCACGCCAACAACGCACCGCGTGTCTCCGTCAGCCGCAGCATCTTCCCACTAGTCAGCGACCACGATCACCAGATTTTTGGCTCGCAGGCACACAGCCAGGACCAAGTAGGGCGTATCGATGGCCTCGTCTCCACCTTCGGCCGCACCTACGCCGCCGAACCCGACAAGCTGGTGGAACAGCTGCGTAACGACGCCGCGGTCATGTCCGCCGACACCCTCATGCTCACCATCCCCAACCAGTTAGGAGTAGAGCTTAACCTGAGTATCCTTCGCAATTTCGCCGAACACGTGGCACCAGAACTTGGTTGGAAACCCAACACCGAGGGGCCAGTGACGGGGTACACGATTAAGTGA